A region of the Clostridium sp. AN503 genome:
CAATATTATCATATTGAAGAATCTCTTGATGCCTGCTGGAGTATGGCTGTGGCCTATTATAGAGATATGCCGTTAACAAAACCGGCAAAAGAATTTCTCCGACTCTTAAAGACCACATCAACCCTGTTTCCTGACTACATAATGCCAAACGTATTTGAACGATAGTATAGAAACATTTTAGTACGTAAAGCGGAGGTTTTCTTGTCATAGACGCGGAAGGCATTTCACTGATTCCAGCTTTAGAAGTTCCTTCCGCACTGCTTCCGGCAGCCGCTCTTTTGTAGAACAAAGAATAGCATTTGCTTTTTCCCAAATCTGCTGCTCTGACAAAGGAGAAAACACGCTTCCGGATGCATCCGGAATCTCCACAGTATAAGTTTCATTTCCCTTACAAAATATAGTTACAGTACATCCCCAATGACGGGGATATCTTTTTGTAAAAATCTGGTCCTCAAAAACTGTTATCCTTTTCATTAAATCACGTATTTCTGGACAGGCAATCGCCTCCGGCAAAAAATCATCCAATATTACCCGGTGTTTTTTTATGGCACAGGCAACTGTATATGGTATGGAAAATTTGGCATCCGATGGAAGCACCGGATTGCAGCTGATTTCTCTTTCTCCGCACTGCTTATATCCGATCTCATATGTTCTCACCTCTACCCGTTCCACCTGTTCTGCAATAATTGCATTTTCCCTGCAAAGAAACAGCGCTCCGTCAATAGCACAGTGAGTGCTTCTGCAGCATGGATATGGCTTTTTATCCATATTTAAGATTTCATATACCTGACCCAGCTTTTCTGATACTGCTTCATAATCATAATCTTCCGACATAGCCGGATACAGCGCACCATCCGGTGAATCCAATATATGCGGAGGTCCGGTCATACCTGCGCTGGAAAGCAGCGCTGCATCCAATCCATTAAGCGCAGCTTTTCCCGGATGCAAAATTTTGTTAGTTGTTCCATCTGTTAAAAATGCCCACGTGCCAAACGACTGGGTGCCTGCCAGCCCTAATGCAGATACAATCTTCTCCTGGTTTAAGCGCAACAACTTGGAGCAGGTCTGCGGCTGCCCCAAAGGTACCCGCCGTACTGGTCACGTGCCAGCCTTTTTTCCGATGCGTAACCACCCCAAATCCTTTTCCTATCCTGGCCATAACTTCATATCCACAGATAACCGCCTCCAGCAATTCTTTCCCTGTGCAGCCACATCTCTCCGCCAGGGCCCAGGCTGCCGGTATTACTACTGTGCCAATATGAGCTTTGGATTCCGTATGTACATCATCCAGTTCCAATACATGTCCCATCATACCATTTAAAAATGCCGCCGTTCTTACAGGCACTAATTTTTTATATCCCCACAGAGAAGAATCCTTGGCACTGCCGTCACAGTCACAGAATAAATCGGCGGATGATCGGATCAAAGAATTATCCGCCGCTCCCAATGCAGCGCTGATATTATCAAGCAGGCAATATTTCGCCCCCTTGACTACCATTTCGGGCACACTGTTAAGTTCTAATTCATAAACAAACTCCGCTAATTGATATATCTGTCTCATAGATATTCCTTTCCAACACAAATATCCTCGTGATAGTCTTATTATAATAAGGCTTTCCTGCGTTGCATATTAATAAAAGAGCATACAGGTTATGCAGAATTGCTATAGCCAGCCTCCCGCGTATAAACCCGGCAGAATAAAACCTTCCAAGCAGACCTGGTTTGTGTTAGAATGGAGATAGTAAAAACTGTGAAAATCTAAGGAGGTTTACTATGGGAGAGATGATTTCATCATTTGACGGCACCATGCTCTATTTCAACAAAGAAATGCCGGTTCAGCCCAGGGCAGTTGCAGTGATCGTGCATGGGCTCTGCGAGCACCAGGGACGGTACGATTATTTCGCTGACCTGTTCCACCAGGCCGGGATCGGCACTTATCGGTTCGACCACAGAGGGCATGGCCGTTCCGAGGGGGAGCGCACGTATTTCGGGGACTTTAATGAACTTTTGGACGACACCAACGTGATCGTGGACCTGGCGATCGCAGAGAATCCGGATATCCCGGTATTCCTGATCGGCCACAGCATGGGCGGCTTCACAGTCGCACTGTACGGCGCAAAATATCCGGATAAGAAACTGCGCGGAATTGTCAGCAGCGGAGCGCTTACATACGACAACGGCGGACTGATCACTGGCGTTCCGAAGGGCTTAGACCCGCACACCCTGCTTCCCAACGAACTGGGCGCAGGCGTCTGCTCCGTGGCTGAAGTGGTTGACTGGTACGGAAAGGACCCGTACAATACCAAGACCTTTACCACCGGTCTCTGCTACGCGATCTGTAACGGCCTTGAGTGGTTTTCGGAAGCGGTTAAAGATTTCCGCTATCCAATCCTTATGCTTCACGGGGAGAAGGACGGGCTGGTAAGTGTGAAGGATACATATGATTTCTTCGCTGCCGCCGCCTCAGAAGATAAGCAGATGAAGATCTACGGTGGACTGTTCCATGAGATATTTAACGAATACTGCAAAGATGAAGTGATCGGGGATGCTCTGCGGTGGATGGAGCAGAGGATTTAGGACTTGACGTCTCAAGATCAGGGGACGACGGTTGATTATGAGATAAATAGATTTTTTGGTGAAAAATAAAGAAAGATATGTTATATTAAAAACAGAAGGGGAGACCGAGCGGCTCACCCTCATACTATACTGTTACTATGAACAGCCGTCATATGTGGTGATATGGCGGCTATTTTCCTTTACCCTTGAAAATCTCATAACAGAGACCTACAAGGGCAACAACGAATATTCCAAGTTGGATCAAGTCCTCATATGTAATATACATTGTGAGCCCTCCTTTCTTCTGGAGGGTCAAGAGCCCTCCTAAAAAAGAGGATTTGTGATTATTTAATGGTGCTCTCTGCTTTGCAGCTTCCCATCTCCACAAAAATACGCCCCTCCCCTGGCGGCAGACTAAAAAAGTCCCACTCACCGCCCCGGAAAGAGCGTATCAAAATCCCGCAAATCTCTATACCTGTTCTAAATCCCTACACATACACCGGCCGGTCCCCCAGGATCAACGTCTCCACCGTCTTCCCTTCCGTCTCAAACACAATGATCTCATTCTTCCCGCATTTCAGCAGAGGCGCGGGGATATAGAGATACTGTACCGGGCCTTCCAACCAGTAGCGTCCCAGGTTGAAGCCGTTGATAAACGCCACGCCTTTCCCAAGCCCACGGCAGTTTAAGAACGTATCGGCAGGCTGCCCTGCCTGAAACTCATAGCGGTAAAAGGACGGCGTATTCTTTTTCCACTCTTTGGAAAAATCCACCTTCTCCACGTTGTCGAGCGGCAGCGCGTACTGCTCCCAGCCGCTCTCAAAATGGATATCCACCATAACCCCGGTTCGGATCCCCTTTCGCTGGGTCGGAGCCTGAAGCTTGTAACCGTAGTTCACGCGCCCGATATTCTCCACCAGGAGCGCCAGTTCATTGTCCCCCTCAAAATAAAGCTCCAGATCCTCCGCATAGGCCTCCTGGTACTGGGTTCCCTCGAATTCGCCGTTGAGGTAATACTGGACCCGGTCCGATGCCTGGATCGCTTTCACCTTCATGACTCGTCCGAAGCCCTGCACATGAGTGCGGTAAAGCATATAGCCGTAGCCGCTCCCCGCTTCCTCCATGGTCATGGGCGAGGCGCTCACCTGGCACTCAGCCAGATCATCCACACAGGAGAACAAAGATACCTTGCCGGTGAGCTTCGCCTCCCCAAGATCACAGCGCGCCCGGTCCCTCGGGTCCGAAGTCGCAAGCTCCGGAAACAGCTCCCGCACCACCTGGCGAATCCCGTAAAACTTGTCGGTAGGCGCTCCCCATTCCGTCAGGACCGCATCATAGTTGTAGGATGTGATCTGAGGAAGGTCCGTATTTCCCCTTGCGGAGCAGCCATTATAAAA
Encoded here:
- a CDS encoding beta-galactosidase family protein, which codes for MRTFEVKEEFYLDGKPVKLLSGAVHYFRLVREYWEDCLYNLKAMGFNTVETYIPWNIHEPREGEFDFSGNKDVAAFARLAGDMGLNVILRPSPFICAEWEFGGLPAWLLRYPDMKVRTNTPLFLEKVDAYYRELFEHIRDLQISRGGPVVMMQVENEYGSFGNDKEYLRQIKGLMEKHGAEVPLFTSDGSWDAALTAGSLVEDGVLATANFGSRSDENLDVLEAFLKRNGRDWPLMCMEFWDGWFNRWREKIITRDAEDLAQEVKALLKRASINLYMFQGGTNFGFYNGCSARGNTDLPQITSYNYDAVLTEWGAPTDKFYGIRQVVRELFPELATSDPRDRARCDLGEAKLTGKVSLFSCVDDLAECQVSASPMTMEEAGSGYGYMLYRTHVQGFGRVMKVKAIQASDRVQYYLNGEFEGTQYQEAYAEDLELYFEGDNELALLVENIGRVNYGYKLQAPTQRKGIRTGVMVDIHFESGWEQYALPLDNVEKVDFSKEWKKNTPSFYRYEFQAGQPADTFLNCRGLGKGVAFINGFNLGRYWLEGPVQYLYIPAPLLKCGKNEIIVFETEGKTVETLILGDRPVYV
- a CDS encoding lysophospholipase, producing the protein MGEMISSFDGTMLYFNKEMPVQPRAVAVIVHGLCEHQGRYDYFADLFHQAGIGTYRFDHRGHGRSEGERTYFGDFNELLDDTNVIVDLAIAENPDIPVFLIGHSMGGFTVALYGAKYPDKKLRGIVSSGALTYDNGGLITGVPKGLDPHTLLPNELGAGVCSVAEVVDWYGKDPYNTKTFTTGLCYAICNGLEWFSEAVKDFRYPILMLHGEKDGLVSVKDTYDFFAAAASEDKQMKIYGGLFHEIFNEYCKDEVIGDALRWMEQRI
- a CDS encoding MmgE/PrpD family protein, with product MLRLNQEKIVSALGLAGTQSFGTWAFLTDGTTNKILHPGKAALNGLDAALLSSAGMTGPPHILDSPDGALYPAMSEDYDYEAVSEKLGQVYEILNMDKKPYPCCRSTHCAIDGALFLCRENAIIAEQVERVEVRTYEIGYKQCGEREISCNPVLPSDAKFSIPYTVACAIKKHRVILDDFLPEAIACPEIRDLMKRITVFEDQIFTKRYPRHWGCTVTIFCKGNETYTVEIPDASGSVFSPLSEQQIWEKANAILCSTKERLPEAVRKELLKLESVKCLPRL
- a CDS encoding MmgE/PrpD family protein yields the protein MRQIYQLAEFVYELELNSVPEMVVKGAKYCLLDNISAALGAADNSLIRSSADLFCDCDGSAKDSSLWGYKKLVPVRTAAFLNGMMGHVLELDDVHTESKAHIGTVVIPAAWALAERCGCTGKELLEAVICGYEVMARIGKGFGVVTHRKKGWHVTSTAGTFGAAADLLQVVALKPGEDCICIRAGRHPVVWHVGIFNRWNN